Proteins encoded within one genomic window of Pseudorasbora parva isolate DD20220531a chromosome 3, ASM2467924v1, whole genome shotgun sequence:
- the LOC137071778 gene encoding uncharacterized protein, with the protein MTTPSASPFAEIITSLAALHQEHHTALLDLRTEQERRFAAIVQGQQEDREQFRSWMDREVRAEAAGRASAPVHVPLQKMGPEDDPEAFVDLFQKAAEACGWPRAQWPVRLIPLLSGEAQAAAQHLPVANLLDYDDLKRAILQRVGRTPEQHRQRFRSLEWGESGRPFALAQQLRDECRRWLLAGGSDVDHVVDLVVLEQFITRLPRKTAEWVQCHRPTSLETAINLAEDHLVACPGVGAPPLTSPSLSPPSLSLSRPVPLPRSRPPGPPRVPPRGRGGMGLGPSGSSRVPPRGAGPLGTGSDYGSGSAPYPRSASNPLPAAGAAGRPGLACWRCGDPDHLVDRCPMMDIGTMIRIPDVQRTTPDQAGEYQIP; encoded by the exons atgacaacgccctccgcctcgccatttgcggagatcatcacctcgctcgcggccctccaccaggaacatcaTACGGcgttgctggaccttcggacggaacaggagcgccgcttcgcggccatagtccaaggccagcaagaggaccgcgagcagttccggagctggatggaccgggaggttcgcgccgaggccgctgggcgggccagcgcaccggtgcacgtgcccctacagaagatggggccggaagacgaccccgaggccttcgtggatctcttccaaaaagccgcggaggcctgcgggtggccccgggcacagtggccggtgcgcctcatccctCTTCTATCaggcgaagcccaggcggccgcgcaacatctaccggttgcgaacctcctggactacgacgaTCTGAAGCGGGCCatccttcagcgggtcggccggaccccagaacaacaccgccagcgtttccgctccctggagtggggcgagtccggtcgacccttcgcattggcccaacagctccgggacgagtgccgcagatggctgctggccggcggcagcgacgtggaccatgtcgtcgatctggtggtgctggagcagtttatcactcggctccccaggaagaccgccgagtgggtccagtgccaccggcccacgtcgctggagacggccatcaatttggcggaggaccacctggtggcgtgcccgggggtcggcgcacccccactaacttctccctctctctctcccccttctctctctctctctcgacctgtccctctccccaggtcccgccctccaggccctcctcgcgttccccccagaggccggggtgggatgggccttggaccgtctgggagttcgcgggtcccgcccaggggggcggggccgctggggacTGGTAGTGACTATGGATCCGGTTCCGCCCCCTATCCGCGCTCagcctccaacccactccccgccgccggggcggcgggtaggcctgggctggcctgctggcggtgcggtgatccggatcatttggtggaccgatgtccgatgatggacatcggaacaatgatccggatcccggacgtccagcggaccacccccgatcaagcaggagagtaccaaattcct taa